One window of Magallana gigas chromosome 2, xbMagGiga1.1, whole genome shotgun sequence genomic DNA carries:
- the LOC105332146 gene encoding serum amyloid A-5 protein, producing MRVFAVLSVLFIGLVLTEQTLAQGFLDRIRDRIRSGYDFARQAGQGTRDMYRAYSDMREANWRNSDQYFHARGNHDAASRGPGGRWAARVISNAREGYQSGLSGQGPEDTARDQEANRWGRNGGDPNRYRPDGLPDRY from the exons ATGAGGGTATTCGCAGTATTGTCGGTGCTTTTCATTGGCCTTGTTTTGACAGAACAAACCTTAGCGCAGGGATTTTTAGACAGAATTCGAGACAGAATCCGTTCGGGGTATGACTTCGCCAGGCAGGCTGGGCAGGGTACTCGGGACATGTACAGAGCTTACAG TGACATGAGAGAGGCTAACTGGCGTAATTCGGACCAGTATTTCCATGCACGTGGTAACCATGACGCCGCCAGTCGGGGTCCGGGAGGCCGCTGGGCAGCAAGAGTAATCAG CAATGCACGAGAGGGTTATCAGAGCGGATTGAGTGGACAAGGCCCAGAAGATACCGCTAGGGACCAGGAGGCCAATCGCTGGGGGCGAAATGGCGGGGACCCGAATCGATACAGACCCGATGGGTTACCAGATAGATACTGA